In Mangifera indica cultivar Alphonso chromosome 7, CATAS_Mindica_2.1, whole genome shotgun sequence, the genomic window TcctcaataatattattcactttttgatgatattgtttatattatcaatggtctttcaatgatattgttcatcaattaaaaacaactcaaactcgaattagATGTTACATTTTCAGTTTGAACTTAAGTCAATTGCAAGTTCAACTTGACTATATTACATCCACCCCTGTATATATAGGGACTTTCGGTTGTAGCTAGtgttttaaaactcaaataactTGGTAGTTACTCTAATCTGGTTAGATCAACCTTTGATTGAaccaaataaatcttttaagtCACGGATGTCAATATGTTGTTTCGTAAAAAGTTTCAATTGGTGTGATTGAGCCAAACATTATATATCTTTGATCCAATTTCGAGCTAGTCTTAGacttaactcaaatcaaattgaatttacccctacaaataaaatatactaatttgtatagtaataataatgtgttactAAGTagctatataatttttaattagagattaaacaacactaaattaaataataacatagtTATTGTTatcattagtatataaattaatactcgaTGTTAATGTACTATTTTACTTGTATACAAATATGAGCAAAGAATTTAACTTACGTCCTCTTCCAGCTTATCAACACTGTTACAGAAGAGCCACTTGGGTTTCTCAATATTTGTAAATTGATTCACCAGCAGGCCAACCGAATATGGGTTAAGTGCAATTGATATCAAAATTGATTCAATCCCAATCTGTATTGGCTTGAAACCACCTTGAATTGgcttcatttaaatttatttaggttgaatttaagttaagtttgaatgaaaagagttgatttattttttaaattaaatcaaatttaaattaaaaagaatttaatttggtcTGATTTATGAGTTGGataaataacttaatttattttatattaaataattattaaaatgatattattttatttatcaataggtggaatatattttttatatatataaattcttaatttatgtgAAGTTTTGATACATGCCGTGTGCAAGACGTGTTGGCATTtgctaacattaattaaaacataGCACCTCCCTTTAAATAAGTTGGACTGAGTCAAAGTTGTAGGCGCATGGCAAATATTGCGACAAGTCAAAAGTGGGAGCCCTGAAGGAAGAGAAACTGCAAGGGAAAATTCAATAGGTCAAAAGGTTGTAGTTGATTTGAAAGGTTTGGCTGCTTAgttgaaatttgacaaataaacaaaatattatatatatattattaatatatataattatatattatataatatatataattaaaatattataattatatattataatataatattataatatataataatatatttatattatattataataatatatatatatatattataatatataatatatattatatattataataatataaaaaaaagagggTTGGCGTTGaccctcttttttttaattaaattttttttgtttaaaaaatatgaacacctatcctttttaattttttaaattaaattttaatttaattcaaatttaaattaatttgatttgattggattaatttaaataatatatatatatatattatattatatgatattataatatatatttatattatataatataattatatatattattttaagggTTGGCGAAAACGCCAACCCTTAGCGTTAttggcgtttccgccaacccTTACCTCCTCCAAGCTTTAAGTTTATTAAAAGGTGGGTCCATCCTAAAGTATAATAAGGCCAACTTTCTTACActaatagttttagtttataaaatataggTCCACCTAAATTAATGCTAACAAACCAACTATTTCTGCCAacctttataataatatatattattttatattataatatataattatatattatatataataaaatatatataatatgttatattatatatattatataatatataatataattataattatatataatatcttacataatatataaaattaatataataatctaataatatatattaattaatataaatacattatatacatattatatgtacaaGCCAGGTTGGCGTTTaactatattattataatatatattatatattataatatatataaaatatatataaatatattataatattataatataatatatataaatatattataatatgtattaatatattataatatataattatatatatatataaaccaagggttggcgatgccgccaacccttggtaacaaaattatattatatataatataatatattatatataatattatattataaaatattataatttaattatataattataatatattatattattatattataatattatagtatataatatatacatataagggttggcgtcaccaacgcttatatgtatatatcttcaggggttggcgttaacaccAACCCCTGAAAACCCAGCAGCaactttcacttttttttttttttttcagttttaatccttaaatttcaattttttttttctttttccaattaaatattGCTATATGGCTTATCCGATCGTCATTTCCTCCAAGACATATACAGTGGATGTGGTTAAGTTTTTTTGtgaattacttttttcttttttttttaatttttactttgaaaaatttttaatctgaagaatttaGTATTTTCCttcctgcttttgttttgaagatgaggaagaaaagagagtgattcctttatcaccttggaagaagaggaagaagaggaagaagagaaaaaaaagttgcagagaagaagagagagaatttgtgcatgaaatATTGAACATgggtattttgggaaaggtgattactgttgtgatatatttgtaaaagttttaggataggtgacatttttgtatacacgaaataaaatagtgctaaaaacTTCAATTTCCCTAAACAAAATCCACGAAACAGTCTTTGTCGGTGTCCTCATCTTCTCTCAAACCCATCTTCGTTGAAGATTTTAATGGTGGTCAATTTGAGTAAGACGAATAACAAATTGTTGGTGGAGTTGACAGTATCAAGGTGAATTGTATAGCATCTTAGCTTTATTACAAGTTATCTCATCTTAGttttacttatatattattGCGTACTTTATTACATAttgaattaagttaaaattttagtttaaaattgactcatttaaattaaattataaactcaattcaaactaGTTTGAATCAGATTTATCTCTTCTTTTGAAGATAATCAGTTAAATCAATTGGATAAAAGCTGTGTAACAAATTCCTCAAAGTTTTTATCAGAGCTTCCACCTTCATCTACTGCCTCCTTAGCCAATTTTTTCCACTTCTCCGTattccttatatttttttatttttctccttccATGACCTCCTTTATACGAGTCTCAGTCTCTTCTCTGCTCACAATCCTTTTCTTATTAGCTCTTAGTCTAACCCCACCTCTCACACATCTTCAATAAACTTGGCATTGGTTGTTTGATCCGTCCACTGCGGCATCGCCACCATTGGCACCCCCAAGCTCAGCGCCTCGAGCTTCGAGTTCCAGCCGCAATGAGTCAAGAAACAACGCACTGATTTATGAGCAAGAACTTCGAGTTGAGGACTCCAACTCACAACCAAACCCTTCTCAGATGTTTCCTCGAGGAAATTTTTTGGAAGCTTTTCAAATTCAGATTCCCTCACTAcccacaaaaagaaaaagttgctTCTCTTCAGCCCCCATGCCATTTCCACCATTTGCTCTTCCCCTAGGGTTGCCAAACTTCCAGATGATACATAAACTACTGAGTTTATTTCCTTTGAGTCTAGCCATGTCTTGCAAGTTTCAGTCTTTGGTTTGAAAAGGCTTAGGCCATAGCCATTATCATTTTGCAACCTCTTGTCTAGGTAAATTGATGGAATTGTTGGTCCAATCGTTTTAATAGGACATTCACTTGCCATGGAGTTTACTACctgatcaaataatatttagagATGTCAACAACTTAACTACCACAACCAAACTTTCAGCATTTCTTATTGAAGTTACtaaacaaatacaattataatgGTTTGTTTAGAAAgcaaaatgattaatttaataccTCACTTTTTGTATCGAAAAGGTCTAACtttgtttttcatattgaaGAATCTGAtgaattcattaattttcttatatccCAGTAAGAAAGTTGTCTCTTCAATAGGAAAATGGTGACCTCCAAGTGCTGCTAAATCCCAAATAGAAATTACATAACTTGTCAAAAAAATGcagaataatatatattatgtttaggGAGTCTTCAACATACCTCATCTTCCAACTCAAGGAAAGTGTTACACAAGGTCCATTTTGGCtcatgaatatttgaaaattgattcgAGATAGAGTTAAGAAAAGATGGATAAGAGCCAGGTTCTGAAATGAACGATGGAAGATGATCAAATCCAAGCGGCGGCATCGAAGGCAACGAAACCACAGATCCTTTCACAGGAAACTCCAACGCCCCATGATGAACATGATAATAAACCGCATTTACAGCCGAACACCGAGTAAAAAATGGAGCTCCGTCGAGGCCAAACCCTCTTGCAACGTCAAGCATCCATGGAATGTGCAAGTCATAAACGATGAACTTCACGGGAGAGGCTGAATATGCAAGCTTTTCAACGAGCTTTGCTAGGCTTTGTGGGAACACAACTCTGAAACGTTCAATGTATTCATCGTAGTTTTGGAGTGTAACTCCGGCGTCAAAGCCGTCGGAAATAGCCTCAATTTTGATGGAGGTGGTTTCAGCTGAGCCTTGAGTGGTGAGGGGAGTGGAAATGGTGGTGACTAGGGTTACTTTGAGGCGTTTTGAGGCTAGAAGTTTGGATAATTGGAGCATTGGGTTTATGTGACCTTGACCACGGAAAGGGATTGTCAGGATTTGAGTTTCTTTACCTCTTTCTTCCTCCATTTTCTTTGAGAACTATCTTTCACATAACTTAGCATATAAGCACAGATTTAAAGAGCCAAAACTGAGGATCGTTAAGTCGCATAAAGTAATTGATAATGGAAATAAAGAGGTAAGATTAATTATTCAGTAAAAGAGGAGCAAAATCCTATATGTCTTCTCATCTTTTGTCACATAAACAtcttatatgttatattaagtaGCAATAAAAGTTTGATGTAATCCCTATCTCCGAATAGGATTGAATTCAATTAGAGCTATTTAAGCATGCataactttaataaattttataaaaagtgataaaaaattttaataaaaaatttgtttttacaaataataaacgtcattaaaaataaaaattatatttgctgTATCAAGTATatagtttgtttttataaatcaaaGCAAGTTTAAGTAAATTTGAATAGTTAAATcggttgaattatttttaattaaatttaaatatcaatttattaattttaaattgattcatttaaattgaaattgatcttgaattatattttattgggtcaactcatattttggagtttattaataatataatattatatatacaatccaaatgattttaacatcaaaataaacttagtttaatggtatatatatacaaagtCAAACCATTCTATCCATTCTGATCAAATatagtataattttataaataatttttaagttaatcGAAACTAATTTATTGAGAGTGATATTCCAATCAATCGaatcaattgatttgattttatttaaaaaacatgaTTCTAAATGTTTGCAGATGATTAATGTTAATGTAGCAACAATGACCATCAAGATAACGACTTTTCAGGATTTGACATTTGAGTTTTATGTTGAAATAAGCAAGTCAAGCATGAATAAGTGAGATTCATAATATGACATTAAAGGTGATAATTTGAAATCgtgattattattatctatcttattataaatttgGTTCAACTTTCGGCACGtagttttcatattatttgtttaagatattatatataaaccatgAATGGACAAGAGAAAAGTTGCACGCGAGTAGATTCCTTTTAGCATCATTGCTTACATATatatgcagaaaaaaaaaaaaagagagacatAAAGTGGTCCTGTCTTGATTTATACATCTGATTGTGTAATTGACAAGAAACCAACtgtgaacaatttttttataaacaaacaaataaataaataaatatatataaagagagaaagattCAGTAGTCAAATTGATTTAGAGTTATATCTTTagtttaataattcaattcaagattaatttatttgtatatttagtaatattgtttattttataataatattgttctcttttggataatattatttgtacttTCGACGGTCctttgatgatattgtttactAAGTGGAAGaagcttaaatttgaattggCTTTTATACCTTCATTTTGAACTCAAGTCAGTTGCAAGGTTTaactcaattaaaatcaaatccacttttatatataaagactTCTGGTTGTAGCTAGTGTCTAGCCCAGTTGGGTCAACCCGTGATTGAACAAACAAATCAGGTGGGGTCATGAATGTCAGAATgttgttttgtaaatttttcCATTTGTTAAAACTTAACAAGTTTTCACAATTATGAGACTCAGATCAAGGCTCTAGTAAGAAATAAgcaatgtttatttaatttatcaatatacAATCCAACCAGTCCCGTAAATTCAGAAGAATTAAGTACTTAACTAATCTCAACAATTATACTTCTTAATTAGTCTTTCCTAACTTGGATacaaatttatcaatatttttatcaGAAGAACCTCCTTCACTTACTGCCTCTATAGCTAATCTCCTCTATTTGTAAGTATTCAATTTCATTTCTCTTGCTCTCTCTCCCTGCATCACTTCCCTTGCACATTTCTCAATCTCTTCTCTTGTCACAATCCCATTCTCTTCAACAACCACATTAATTCCTACCCTACAAACATCTAGAACAAGCTTGGCAACTATCACTGGTCAGTCTACAGCGGCATCACCGCCATCAGCACCGCCAAACTCAATGCCTCAATAGTCAAATTCCACCCGCCGTGGGAGAAGAAACACCCCAAAGCTTCATTTGAAAGCACTGCCAATTGAGGGCTCCATTTCACTATCAAACCTTGTTGGCTATCTCTTCGATGAACCCTTTTGGGAGCTTTGTGTCCTTGGGTTCTCTGGCCACCCATAAGAAGTGGAAATTGGTTTGCTTCAAGCCCCATGCAAGCTCTTCCATTTGTTTGTGGCTCAGGCTAGATATGTTGCCGAATGACACGTAAACGATGGAGTCTTTTGGCCTTGCATTGAGCCAATCGATGCAAACGGCTTTGTTTGTTTTCAAGAGGTGGAGATCATAgtctttgtcattttcaatgCAGTTGTCCAAGTAGAAAGATGGAATCATTGGATCGACTCTTAGCAGTGGACAAAATTTTTGCATCGTATCCACAACTTGTGTcaaagtaaatattaattaattttcatttcttacatTAGGTGGAGATGTTCAATTAGAAATGTAAAAACATCCAAATCCCTTATTAaaaacaaggaattgaaatcgATATAAAACCTACTTGGAATAAATCAGTTCCATGAAAGGATTTGAACTAACATTTGGGTATTTGAAGATTCTAGTTCCAAGCAAGTTTTCTTCCTCACTTCTATTTTAGACCAATTAGAGGATAGCTTGAGCTTGATCAAAATCCAAAACAAtcagttcaaattcaagtttgaccTAACCTGAATAGTAAACAGTGAtgtcaagaagaaaaagaataatcaaaTAAGAAGAGTTTTACTGTAATAGCATTGGCGAACTCTCGACCTTGAGTGAAAATAGGTGGCAAGATTCTTCCTCTATCTCTGACTGCTTGAGACCAAACAATTGTTAGCCTAGTATTTTTATTCGACACACTCTTTAATGCCATCACAATGATTGTGTCTCACGTTTCTCTTATTGTCATTGTTAGGTTTCTCTCTCATTCCCAAATTGTTGCATCACACACGATTGAGTCCTTGCTCTTATCTCTCTCCTATTGGTAGCTTTCCCTTTTGTGTTGGTGATTCTTTCTCCGCTACTGCCATCGTCACTATTTATGTTTTCAGGAACACTCCTCTTGATTTTCCAACAAAGACGTCCTCTCTTGTTATTATCATGATGTTATTAACTTCTCAACTTTTATCTCCAATTGCAGCTTTGAAAGCTCTTGCTGCAATTCTGGGGGAGTGTTAAACATATTCCTATTTAATCTAATTCTactcaaatctaatttttatttaatatgattttaattgactagtttgattttgatttacaatttattattttttctattttatagaATCAGGATTCTAATTTAGCTATTTATGATTTTCCTATTTCATAagattatgattaaaatttagttgtttattatttttcatatttatagaattagaattctaatttagactatattataatactatatattgaACAATGTTTAGTCAATAATATCAATTCATGATTCTACAAATTTACATGAAAATCTGCCAATATGAGCAATAAACATAAATGCTAAGTTCACATGCATTAGTTATACAACTGACTTTTAAATAGATAGATCTATGTATCGAATTAAACTTACGTCATCGTCAAGCTTATGAAAAGTATTACAAAAAATTGACTCACAAAGAAGTTTAACAAAGCCATGCACCTGGCTTTGTTAACAGAAAGCAATATTGGCGATGAATATTAATGATCTAAACTTGAGCCAACTAAATGAGTTTAGCTCATACTTGTTGAGTTATCCGCTATCGAAAATAGAAAGAGTTGGTTGCAAGCTTATAAATACAATGAAAAGTCTAATTCTTGAAACTATCTTTTAAGGTTGATTCAGCGGCATTCCAACTGATGGAACCGGATAAATATGAGGaaaattaaaagtgaatttgaattgaactcaaattagaactttagtttgacttgagtttgaggTTTTATCGCTGATATATCCCTTTGATAATGTTGTTTATTCCAACAATATTGTTTATcagtttgattgaatttgaatttgaactgaataTTGTAAATTCAAACTAACTTAGAACTGATCtttactcaaattcaattcaaatgcaCTTTTACCAGGGAAAATCTCCTACTATTGACTGGAGTCTCAACTCATGgggttatataaatatgagggaaaATGTCCCTGTAattcatcattattttgaatCATTGGATTAAAAGA contains:
- the LOC123221945 gene encoding mogroside IE synthase-like: MEEERGKETQILTIPFRGQGHINPMLQLSKLLASKRLKVTLVTTISTPLTTQGSAETTSIKIEAISDGFDAGVTLQNYDEYIERFRVVFPQSLAKLVEKLAYSASPVKFIVYDLHIPWMLDVARGFGLDGAPFFTRCSAVNAVYYHVHHGALEFPVKGSVVSLPSMPPLGFDHLPSFISEPGSYPSFLNSISNQFSNIHEPKWTLCNTFLELEDEVVNSMASECPIKTIGPTIPSIYLDKRLQNDNGYGLSLFKPKTETCKTWLDSKEINSVVYVSSGSLATLGEEQMVEMAWGLKRSNFFFLWVVRESEFEKLPKNFLEETSEKGLVVSWSPQLEVLAHKSVRCFLTHCGWNSKLEALSLGVPMVAMPQWTDQTTNAKFIEDV